A genomic region of Gemmata massiliana contains the following coding sequences:
- a CDS encoding VapA/VapB family virulence-associated protein — MSASVSPNAVAVASELSTALKGKLEQPKLDALIEGLKAPAATYTAIGTTINVIFYIHVACGITSGRGFNGNAGGFAAPPGGTGGGQVYTNDIDRLYRDTVAFSFVAAVAYLGIQFFDKDHNLLGHYEGGGLYTPATGGGSGSF, encoded by the coding sequence ATGAGCGCCTCAGTGAGCCCGAACGCAGTTGCGGTTGCGAGCGAACTATCCACGGCATTGAAGGGGAAGCTCGAGCAGCCCAAGCTCGACGCCCTCATTGAAGGGCTGAAGGCACCGGCCGCCACTTACACCGCGATCGGAACCACCATCAACGTCATTTTCTACATCCACGTCGCGTGTGGCATAACTAGCGGAAGGGGATTCAACGGTAACGCGGGTGGGTTCGCCGCCCCGCCCGGGGGAACCGGGGGCGGGCAGGTTTACACGAACGATATCGACCGGCTGTACCGCGACACCGTGGCGTTCTCCTTCGTCGCGGCGGTCGCGTACCTCGGCATCCAGTTCTTCGACAAGGACCACAACTTGTTAGGGCACTACGAGGGCGGCGGGTTGTACACACCGGCCACGGGCGGGGGCAGCGGCAGCTTCTAG
- a CDS encoding DNA primase family protein — MTTNAWHARADDLARWAALRIVNRTDRCGGCWVDTRGVHPTTRPVKGPSPGFVNHKLLARHFRTRDTADVIGLHALGTDGAGKWVGVDIDAHPGAPTDPAANERFARTLYDDLRALGFAPLLNESNGTGGYHLRALFADPVEGPVLFAFGRWLVRRAGEFGFTRPPEVFPKQPALGGSTKFGNWLRLIGRHHARDFWPRVWSGADWLEGASAVEHVLGLSGESASLIPDAALTYNPNPPVPRSPVPTQIPAEDVFASFNRSQTMEAMAALLRAHRWEPAGRRGPRWDFRRPGKNGDKSGNLMLVSGVPIFYGFTDAAGIPDHRGLNPSQLRAALEHSNNFAALADRLRTEGYGPPRRAPIPRPTEARSTRASNATKAPDAPEAHPSQDPVHEDFLDPHRLGRLLVPRLGDLPTLVYHRAEWWEWKSGRYVTVTDDDFSKRAWTLLREECEADHRVAVANWEADGRRNARPKVVKLDGRKVGNAVHAAAAMCHLDGDTTWPLMLAPDAPQPGRIPRLHPVAPQREYIACANGLIDVAELLARGTTTVLPATPLFFTPAALPVKFEPGTQCPKFEAFLGRITDGDTERAAVLQEMAGYLLRYDSHFQTFFVLSGDGSNGKSTFLAALRALVGDWNYSSVPLEEFGERFALSSTLGKLVNAVAEVGEMDRVAEAKLKSFVSGDLMSFDRKNKTPLHTRPTARLLLLTNTLPRFADRTEGVWRRYQLVPFTAVISDSERVRGMSEPEWWAASGELPGILNWALAGLCRLYRQGHFTASRTCEAAKTEHRELCNPHRQFLDEHVKAAPHAQLRTTELFAAYVEWCRQRRYLPLSDGNFGGELRKAFREVRKARPREGRERQHVYVGVTWAEGRPDALLIDYDRRRRDAPGWSPGGSDEE, encoded by the coding sequence GTGACTACCAACGCCTGGCACGCGCGTGCGGACGACCTCGCGCGCTGGGCCGCGCTGCGCATCGTGAACCGCACCGACCGCTGCGGCGGGTGCTGGGTCGATACCCGGGGCGTACACCCGACCACGCGCCCGGTCAAAGGCCCCAGCCCCGGGTTCGTGAACCACAAACTGCTCGCCCGGCACTTCCGTACACGCGACACGGCGGACGTCATCGGGCTGCACGCGCTGGGCACGGACGGGGCCGGGAAGTGGGTCGGGGTCGACATCGACGCCCACCCGGGCGCCCCCACCGACCCGGCGGCCAACGAGCGGTTCGCGCGAACCCTGTACGACGACCTCCGGGCGCTCGGGTTCGCCCCGCTCCTCAACGAGTCCAACGGCACCGGCGGGTACCACCTGCGCGCGCTGTTCGCGGACCCGGTGGAGGGGCCGGTCCTGTTCGCGTTCGGGCGCTGGCTCGTGCGCCGGGCCGGGGAGTTCGGGTTCACCCGGCCGCCCGAAGTGTTCCCCAAACAGCCCGCGCTCGGCGGCTCGACCAAGTTCGGGAACTGGCTCCGGCTCATCGGGCGCCACCACGCACGCGACTTCTGGCCGCGCGTCTGGTCCGGCGCCGACTGGCTCGAAGGCGCGAGCGCGGTCGAGCACGTCCTGGGGCTAAGCGGCGAATCCGCGTCGCTGATCCCGGACGCGGCCCTAACCTATAATCCGAATCCACCTGTGCCCCGCTCCCCCGTCCCCACCCAGATTCCCGCCGAGGACGTGTTCGCGTCGTTCAACCGCTCCCAGACAATGGAAGCGATGGCCGCGCTGCTCCGGGCCCACCGGTGGGAGCCCGCGGGCCGGCGCGGGCCGCGCTGGGACTTCCGGCGCCCCGGCAAGAACGGGGACAAGAGCGGGAACCTGATGCTCGTGTCGGGCGTGCCGATCTTCTACGGGTTCACCGACGCGGCCGGTATCCCGGACCACCGCGGCCTGAACCCGAGCCAACTCCGCGCCGCGCTGGAACATAGCAACAACTTCGCCGCACTCGCCGACCGGCTCCGCACCGAGGGGTACGGCCCACCTCGGCGCGCCCCAATTCCCAGACCCACAGAGGCCCGTTCCACAAGAGCCAGCAACGCAACGAAAGCACCCGACGCGCCCGAAGCGCACCCGTCCCAAGACCCCGTCCACGAGGACTTCCTCGACCCACACCGGCTGGGGCGATTGCTCGTTCCCAGGCTGGGGGATCTGCCCACGCTGGTCTACCACCGGGCCGAGTGGTGGGAGTGGAAAAGCGGGCGCTACGTGACCGTGACCGACGACGATTTCAGCAAGCGCGCGTGGACGCTCTTGCGCGAGGAGTGCGAGGCCGATCACCGCGTGGCCGTGGCGAACTGGGAGGCCGACGGGCGCCGGAACGCGCGCCCCAAGGTAGTGAAGTTGGACGGCCGAAAAGTGGGCAACGCGGTCCACGCGGCCGCGGCCATGTGCCACTTGGACGGGGACACAACCTGGCCCCTGATGCTCGCGCCCGACGCCCCACAGCCCGGGCGCATCCCCCGGTTGCACCCCGTCGCTCCCCAGCGCGAGTACATCGCCTGCGCGAACGGGCTGATCGACGTGGCCGAACTTCTCGCGCGCGGAACCACGACCGTTCTACCGGCCACGCCCCTGTTCTTCACTCCAGCGGCGCTGCCGGTGAAGTTCGAGCCGGGGACCCAGTGCCCGAAGTTCGAGGCATTCCTCGGCCGCATCACCGACGGCGACACCGAGCGCGCCGCCGTGCTGCAAGAGATGGCCGGGTACCTGCTGCGGTACGATTCGCACTTCCAGACGTTCTTCGTCCTGTCCGGGGACGGGTCCAACGGCAAGAGCACGTTCCTGGCGGCGCTGCGCGCACTGGTGGGCGACTGGAACTATTCCTCCGTGCCCCTGGAAGAATTCGGCGAGCGGTTCGCACTGTCCAGCACGCTGGGAAAACTGGTGAATGCGGTGGCCGAAGTGGGCGAAATGGACCGGGTCGCGGAGGCGAAGTTGAAGAGTTTCGTGTCGGGCGACCTCATGAGCTTCGACCGCAAAAATAAGACCCCGCTCCACACGCGCCCCACGGCCCGGCTGCTGCTCCTCACGAACACCCTGCCCCGGTTCGCGGACCGCACCGAGGGCGTCTGGCGGCGCTACCAGCTCGTCCCGTTCACGGCGGTAATCTCCGATTCGGAGCGCGTGCGCGGGATGTCCGAACCGGAGTGGTGGGCCGCGTCCGGCGAGCTACCGGGCATCCTGAATTGGGCACTAGCGGGCCTGTGCCGGTTGTACCGCCAGGGCCATTTCACGGCGTCCCGAACGTGCGAGGCCGCGAAGACCGAGCACCGCGAACTGTGCAACCCGCACCGCCAGTTCCTCGACGAGCACGTGAAGGCCGCGCCCCACGCACAACTGAGGACCACGGAACTGTTCGCGGCCTATGTGGAGTGGTGCCGCCAGCGCCGGTACCTACCTCTATCCGACGGGAACTTCGGCGGGGAGCTGCGCAAGGCGTTCCGCGAGGTGCGCAAGGCGCGCCCGCGCGAGGGGCGCGAGCGCCAGCACGTGTACGTGGGGGTGACCTGGGCCGAAGGGCGCCCGGACGCACTACTCATCGACTACGACCGGCGCCGGCGCGACGCCCCGGGTTGGTCACCGGGCGGTAGCGATGAGGAATGA